The following are from one region of the Coffea eugenioides isolate CCC68of chromosome 2, Ceug_1.0, whole genome shotgun sequence genome:
- the LOC113762674 gene encoding E3 ubiquitin-protein ligase BIG BROTHER-like has translation MDGNHQMEVHYMNTFGYPYNASDSFVDFFGGLPQAPLPYIHPPPPMPHDHQESAYWSMTMNSYRFGLSGPENAPYYSPYIVNDDFMRMDYNRRPWDYPSVMNIQEPPVVDMPSEEIQAPSMEANPAPSMEAIPEESQTSADNINEQDSGGTQAVWEDNIDPDNMTYEELLELGEAVGTENRGLSQELIDLLPTSKYKSGGIFSKKRSTERCVICQMRYKRGDRQINLPCKHVYHAHCGSKWLRINKTCPICNTEVSSEESNQ, from the exons ATGGATGGAAATCATCAAATGGAGGTGCATTACATGAATACTTTTGGCTATCCTTATAATGCTTCAGACAGTTTTGTGGACTTTTTTGGAGGTCTTCCACAAGCCCCTTTACCTTATATTCACCCTCCTCCACCAATGCCTCATGATCATCAG GAATCTGCATATTGGTCAATGACTATGAATTCTTACAGATTTGGGTTATCTGGCCCAGAAAATGCTCCCTATTATAGCCCTTATATTGTAAATGATGACTTTATGAGGATGGACTACAACCGGAGACCATGGGATTATCCTTCTGTTATGAATATACAAGAACCGCCAGTTGTAGATATGCCTTCGGAAGAGATCCAAGCCCCCAGTATGGAGGCGAACCCAGCCCCCAGTATGGAGGCCATCCCAGAAGAAT CTCAAACCTCTGCAGACAACATTAATGAGCAAGATTCTGGTGGTACTCAG GCTGTTTGGGAAGATAATATTGATCCTGACAACATGACTTATGAG GAATTACTTGAGTTGGGCGAAGCAGTTGGGACTGAAAACCGGGGACTTTCACAAGAACTTATTGATTTACTTCCGACCTCAAAGTACAAATCTGGGGgaattttctccaaaaaaagATCTACTGAGAG ATGTGTCATCTGCCAAATGAGGTACAAAAGAGGGGACCGGCAAATAAATTTGCCATGCAAACATGTATACCATGCCCATTGTGGATCGAAATGGCTCAGAATTAACAAG ACATGCCCAATATGCAACACTGAAGTATCAAGTGAAGAATCCAACCAATGA